In the bacterium genome, GATGAGTCGAATGCGGACTTCTCGATTCAAGCGGTGCAGACGGTTTTCCATGAATCCTTCGAGAGCGGAGCGCCGTCCTGGACCCACGCCGCGGCCAGCGGCGGATGGGTGGATGACTGGCACATTTCGAGCGAGCGCCGGCGGACCGGAACCTATAGCTACAAGTGTGGAGATCCGGGAGCGGGAACGTACCACAATCTGTGCGATGCGTGGCTGACGTCACCGACGATTGCGAATCTTCCGGCCGACGCCACCCTGCAATTCTATCATCAGATCGAGTCGGAACTGTCATCGGCATTTCCGGATTCCGCCTATGACGGCGGACTGATCGAGATTTCGGTGGACGGCGGAGCTTTCACGCGGATCACGCCGATGCAGGGCTATCCCAAGACCATTCGTTTCACCGCCGGCGGCGGGAATCCTTATACGGGCCCACTGCCGGGAGTTCCGTGTTTCGCGGGAGACATCCTGTCGTGGACTCCGGTGGAGATTGACCTGGCCGCCTACGCGGGGCAGACGATCCAGCTGCGCTGGCGCTTCG is a window encoding:
- a CDS encoding choice-of-anchor J domain-containing protein; protein product: DESNADFSIQAVQTVFHESFESGAPSWTHAAASGGWVDDWHISSERRRTGTYSYKCGDPGAGTYHNLCDAWLTSPTIANLPADATLQFYHQIESELSSAFPDSAYDGGLIEISVDGGAFTRITPMQGYPKTIRFTAGGGNPYTGPLPGVPCFAGDILSWTPVEIDLAAYAGQTIQLRWRFASDAGTADEGWYVDDVKIFAPAAEEFNVTVASSGADIILRWANLGYPFYRVYHASSASGPFELLDWTSATEMTIVNGTSELKKFYYVVGWDGD